The following proteins come from a genomic window of Mustela lutreola isolate mMusLut2 chromosome 6, mMusLut2.pri, whole genome shotgun sequence:
- the SYTL3 gene encoding synaptotagmin-like protein 3 isoform X3: MIDFPSPNYRHIWWNIKKLRKKQARLWAEGQRRTSLPQSPESWRPPHHRSLNGPLLCAHPPHTVGAQQHHWAPSRNGNLWPRSRPTRLASLSGKPAPCPAPQPPPRPPAVILPSLCYSHCPRLLPLCQRLPGRVLSGATPVPELHLPQRSRAVKPGGTTAWLLWTCCLSKAHCVQTPEPGASPQSSAQRSCHVDTVSPFHKRGNLVHRFPRSSDSTPGSRASLTSINSACTEMGNFDNASVTGEIEFAVRYCFKTCSLEICIKACKNLAYGEEKKKKCNPYVKTYLLPDRSSQGKRKTGVQKNTVDPTFQETLKYQVEPWQLGTRRLQVSVWHLGTLARRVFLGEVTIPLATWDFKDSATQCFCWYPLRAKAEKLEESFLSNNGELAVRAKLVFPTGPRKLQETQEGTDGPSPNGQLCLVVLGAKNLPVRSDGTLNSFVKGCLTLPDQQKLKLKSPVAKKQACPQWKHSFVFNGVSPSQLRQSSLELSVWDQAIFGVNDRLLGETRLSSEEEVAGEDSCSESAHQWQKVLESPNLWTDMTLTLH; this comes from the exons ATGATAGACTTCCCTTCCCCCAACTACAGGCATATCTGGTGGAACATTAAAAAgttgaggaagaagcaggccagACTGTGGGCTGAAGGACAGCGAAGGACGTCCTTGCCTCAGTCCCCTGAGTCCTGGCGCCCCCCCCACCACCGGTCCCTGAATGGGCCACTGCTCTGCGCCCACCCTCCTCACACTGTGGGGGCCCAGCAGCATCACTGGGCACCTTCCAGAAATGGGAATCTCTGGCCCCGCTCCAGACCTACTAGATTGGCCTCCTTGTCCGGGaagcctgccccctgccctgctccccaaccgcccccccgcccccccgccgtcatccttccttctctctgttacTCACACTGTCCTCGCCTCCTTCCGCTGTGTCAGCGGTTGCCGGGTCGGGTGTTGTCTGGGGCAACTCCGGTGCCCGAGCTGCACCTGCCACAAAGGAGCAGGGCAGTCAAACCCGGCGGGACCACGGCATGGCTCCTGTGGACCTGCTGTCTGTCGAAAGCCCACTGTGTGCAAACCCCTGAGCCAGGTGCTTCCCCGCAGTCATCTGCACAACGATCTTGCCACGTGGATACTGTGAGCCCATTTCACAAACGGGGAAATCTGGTTCACAGATTTCCGCGCAGCTCTGACTCAACCCCTGGGAGCCGT GCAAGTCTAACTAGCATTAACAGCGCTTGCACAGAGATGGGCAATTTTGACAATGCTAGTGTCACTGGAGAAATAGAGTTTGCGGTTCGCTATTGCTTCAAAACCTGTTCTTTAGAAATATGCATCAAGGCTTGTAAGAATCTTGCCtatggagaggaaaagaagaaaaagtgcaATCC GTACGTCAAGACCTATCTGCTGCCTGACAGATCCTCCCAGGGAAAGCGCAAGACTGGAGTCCAGAAGAACACGGTGGACCCAACCTTCCAGGAGACCTTGAAG TACCAGGTGGAGCCCTGGCAGCTGGGGACCCGGAGGCTGCAGGTCTCTGTGTGGCACTTGGGCACGCTCGCCCGGAGGGTGTTTCTTGGAGAGGTGACCATCCCTCTGGCCACATGGGACTTCAAAGACAGCGCAACACAGTGCTTCTGCTGGTATCCACTGAGGGCCAAG GCAGAGAAACTTGAAGAGAGCTTTCTTTCCAATAATGGAGAACTTGCAGTCCGGGCCAAACTGGTCTTCCCTACAGGGCCCAGAAAGCTCCAGGAGACCCAAGAAG GGACAGATGGGCCATCCCCTAATGGCCAGCTTTGTTTGGTCGTGCTGGGAGCCAAGAATTTGCCGGTGCGGTCAGATGGCACCCTAAACTCATTTGTTAAGGG CTGTCTCACTCTGCCAGACCAacagaaactgaaactgaagTCCCCAGTCGCGAAGAAGCAAGCTTGTCCCCAGTGGAAGCACTCCTTCGTGTTCAATGGCGTGAGCCCTTCCCAGCTGAGACAGTCCAGCCTGGAATTAAGTGTCTGGGACCAGGCCATCTTTGGTGTGAATGACCGCTTGCTGGGAGAAACCAGGCTCAGTTCTG aggaagaagtagCCGGTGAGGACTCATGCTCAGAGTCAGCACATCAGTGgcagaaagttctggaaagcCCCAATCTGTGGACAGACATGACACTCACCCTGCACTGA